Part of the Mangifera indica cultivar Alphonso chromosome 4, CATAS_Mindica_2.1, whole genome shotgun sequence genome, CGTCAATATACATGGATAACTCCAGTCATCATGAGTCTTGGTCGAGCTTTAAATTCATCTCCATGGCTGTTGATCTTGGTTAGTGATACTTGAGCAAAGATTCTCTAGCAAATAGTTTGATATCTTCCAACAAGGTTGGTTCATTGTGACCATAGGTGAGTTGCACGTTGACTTTGTAAGTCTCTCTTTCGTCTCTTTAGACATGTACTGTCTAATTTCATGCATAATTTCATCCTACACATCCAACTAAGTGTCACATTCAACGATCCTCATTGTCATTCTTCTAGCCAAGAATCCGTGGCGATCACTTTGTCGAACAGAATACAATATCCTTGCTCCAAATCATCCACTCGCCCTTTCATTCTAATTGAAAATGTACCCCAAATTCATTATCATAGTTGTTAAAGGCAAAAAGcaccaaaaagatgaaaagggATTCTATTGCCTAGGCAAAAAAGCAAGGGGATGGTGTCGTTTTTTCAGCTAAGGCAACtaaaaaattccattaaaaaaattttcatttccattaaatttaaaataatttcttgctacattgataataaaaaattgatcaacAACTTTATTAGATGTCTAAGATTAGACATGCAACTGGTTCTCATACCTAAACCTCTTTGACAACTATATTAGGGATTAATCATAGACAACCTATTCGATAACCTTAAATCTCTCTAGTAACCTCTCAAACAACCTTATAACTCGTTAACAACCTGTTCAACGACCTTAAAACCCACTATTGACCTCTCAATGGCCTTAGAACTTGTGGTTGATTTCTCTTACAACCTCAAACCTTATTAGAGATCTCAAAAATTGCCAATAACCCTCATATCTAGCTGAAAAATGCCCAAAACCTATTGGAAGGCCTAAGAATGTGcctaaaattgttcaaaaattgtTAGTAACCCTCAAATCTAATCAAAGATAGTCTAAGTGATAATGAAGGATGCTTTTACAATGTCTAATGCTTTTCTAAAAGCGATGTGTCTCAAGTTCAATTAAAGTCCAATATTTAGGTGAGTTAGCCTAAATAACAATAGCACCCAAAGCTAGTCAAATTTGGCCAAAGCTAGAATTGAACAAGCCTTCACCAAAATGCAACAAAACACAATTAGAAGACCAAGAACCACCCTCAACTTAAAGGACTAACCACCAATCAAGGTTCTTCCACCACCTAACTCCAGTCAACAAAAAGAAAGGCTAAAGGAATAATGTGCAAAGAATGCTCAAAggcaaatatatatttcatcaaGTCTAAAAAGCTTACAATGAGTTACaagcctttatataggcttCAAGAACTAATAAACAATTAcaacttgaattcaaaaatatattgaagtaaTGCATCTTGAAGTAATGCATGCTAAAAAGGGTAAGGGACAAGAAGCCTCCATTACCTTGCATTCTTGTCTTTGCCGAAATTGGAAAACATGGAGCCACCCACTTGTCTACCTTGTCTCCTCCATTATTTGCTCATTTGACTTGCCTTTGTGCTCTCCCATGCTAgataacaaactaataataGAAGCTTAGTATAACTGAGTAAATAATCAAGCTAATACATGTTTGGTTAaacaaaactaacaaaataaCACTTTATTGGACTTGCTTGGGCTTTGCTTGTTATTCTTGGATCCAAGTAACCATATTGTGATTGAATGGTTTGAATCCATTAGAACTAATGGGGCCAAGTGATATGGAGAATGAGTATGGGGGCTTGGACATGGTGGTTGGAGCTTGATTGTAAAGTATGGGCCAAATACACATCAAAAGGAGTCCAAAAAAGGCTAAAAGCGATCAACTTTAAACCATTCGTCACCTCAACCATACTCAACGTGATGGCACATTGCCTTGAGTAAAGCGTCACCTAGACATGCTTAAGGCGTGCTTTTAATAACTATGTTCGTTACTCTTATACcatttttattagttatttttgAATGACTTTACCACTGTTACCAAGTTTTTGCAGCTTCAATAGTTCTCCAACCTTCCAACACCTCATATCAATCTTCTTCCACCAAACATTTTGAGAATTATGATTAGTAAAGTTGATTATTTGTGAGAATAGTTCTAAGATCAATAATAGCACCTTTTTCCTATCAAATCCTTAATATGGTAGTCATATTAACACTTAAAGTTCAAACCTAACATAGTTCTCAAAACATTCACTTCTTGAATTTCTATCTGATATCATATTAACTTTACAATGTTGCtttcttattttatgtttattatttgacTTGCTAGTTTTGGCAAAGGGAGGCTGCCAACTTGAGGCAACAACTACAAGGCTTGCAAGAGTGCCACAGGTAGATCCACTAGTCACTCCATATATAAACTTTCACTTCTTGCTTGTGCAATAAGGCAAAAGAAATTCTTATGGACCTAATTCTTTGAATGCATAATTATGTtataagacaaaaaataaataactaaataaataaagagaaattaaattggTGATATAACTTAGAATGTAGGGACAATATCAACAATACCACATTGTTTAGCCTTCTTGGATAAAATTCTCAAGAAGATAGTATAGACTCCATTGATTAATCAAATCTTGCTCCACATTTCATCCATGCATCATTATTTTAATGTCTCAAGCATACAAAACCTATACTTACGGCCCATAACTTGTGGACTGTTCCAAAAGGTAGAGAAAAGAATCATTTATCTGTAGGTTGCATCAATGATAGGAGAAAATTCATGCATCCAGAATTATGATCTAAAGattcatgattttaaaaataaagaacatTCAGGAAAAAAGATTGGTAAATTAATGATACAGGAGAATGTTGCATTGCACAACTAGAGTAAAATTCATGACAGGaccaaaatagattaaaatgGACCAGAGGGAAAAAGCATGAGAAAGCTCTCCATTTACATTACCAAGGgcctaaattttcatttattaaacctTCCATTAACATATGTTACAAAACTAATCAGCAGAGTTATTTGATAGCATACACAACATTTATGCAGACAACTTATGGGAGAAGAACTTTCTGGTTTAAGTGTCAAAGAGTTACAGAATCTGGAAAACCAACTAGAAATGAGTTTAAAGGGTGTCCGGCtgaaaaaggtaaaacaaaatcAAGGCACTTTCATTCTACAATTGTCATATTATCCACACATAtcgagaaattaaatttcttcttttttgttctccgtaggaaaaaattttaactgaTGAGATCAAAGAACTCAACCACAAGGTTTACCACAAACAATGGCTATAATGTTGATGAGATTTTTATTATTGGCTAATTCCATGTTACTTGATTTCATTGAGTTTACTGCAGGGAAATCTCATTCATCAAGAGAATCTAGAACTCTGTAAGAAGGTAAACATCCTCCACCAAGAAAATAAAGAACTGCAAAAGAAGGTACTGATCTAGAGAGCCGTactaacaatttaaaaaatctcttTACTAGTTCATTACTGAACCTGCTTTTATAATACCTGAACTGAGGTACACGTGTCTTCTTTCACTAACTGCCACATTCACATTGAACACATTGCTCCCTACCTTAAACCTAAGGCCTCTCATGATCACACCGATTACCACAGAACTTCAAGGCCTCAGAAATACATTATTAAGTTGGTTTTAAGTCAGATTTCCTTATTGGCTATGCTTAAGCAAAAGTTTTGGGCCTCAGGTTTATGGATCAAGAAATGTAAACACAACAAACAGGATTTCCCAGCCTCCATACACTATCAGCAATGGGTACGATTCACACCCACCACTTCATCTCCAGTTAAGCCAGCCCCAGCCTCAAAAATATGAGACACCACCAAAATCAATGCCACTGGGGTAAAATTTTCCCTTGATACACTTGTAAGTTGTGTATACTTTATGTTTAATAACTTCATTAATTTAATTCGACCCGTACAATCTTTTCAACATTCACAACAGATTGCACCTGCATTGACAAAGCATTTGACAACTGGGGAAGCATATCACTCCTTACACTAACAACTTGCCCCACAGTTCAAAGTCAAGCTTGATGAGTAAGCTTATGCTACTACATACAAGTAAACTTAAGCTGCTGGATAAGCAGATTTGCTGTGCAATATCTTATGAAACAAGCTCTATTTATTCCTAGAATAATCTGCCAAACACAATACTGATGTAAATTTTACATGGGAAAGAATATGTCAGGTCTTACAAAAACTCTGATTCAAAGGTGTTGTTATGATTGATACTGCTAAAGTTGTAGTATATGGTTCCAACGAAGTTTCACCAGCATTGCGGAAAGCCTGATTACATTGTTTACATAATAGCAAATGACACATCACTAATCTAAGAAATTCTATACTCATATAAACTGCAAAGCAGGGGACAGTCTCATTCACTGACTGCACTGATAAAGGCTTATTTTTCCTCCCCTAGTACAGACAATATTGAAATcctatatatttcatattataataaagataaaagatttgATAGCTAAGAACATACACATGCAAAACAGATCAAAGAAGGCAAacctaatttataatttatgcaaCAGCActcaataattaaaacaaattaagaagAATCAAGATGACAACCCCAGCTGTACAACATAGGTAAGTTGCCAGAACCAAAATGCTatgaatcaaacaaataagataggaagaagaaaaatgtgaaagatacCACTGCACAAGATTTATAAGATTTGCAATTCTGCCACATACCTAGCTCCCCagggatatataaaaaaacgcCAAATATATGTGAGCTCTTGCAGACAGGAAATATCTGGTTAATGGAAGACCAAAGACCAAAACCTCAAGCTTCATCACCTTTTCCTGGTAAGCATAGATTAATCAGGACAGGCATTGACAAGAAAATAATTTGTCTTTTACATCCATTTAAGTTCATCAGGCAGACCCCTTTCATTTCAATGTCAGTAAAGAGTCAATTTTAACACCTTGTCCCCATTTAATATTTCAGGCCATGAAATGAAGACAAAAGATATAATACATAAACTCCTAGCAGCTTATGAGCGGAATAGTTCGGCTCCAAATATAAGGTTTCAATAATCAAAGATAGCAAAACCAAGAGGACGCTAACAGTTGAATACATCCAGAGAAAACCTCTGACTCTCAAGTGTGCATTTttactttagaaaaaaaaaaaaaaaaaaagattcctGACTTGCTAATGATGTACACAACATATAACTAAAAACCACAAACATGCTACGCTAAATCACATCATGGGTTGGCtagaataaataaatcagtTGAAAGCAGCGACCACTGCAGATTACTACAAGTGAACCAAGACTTCAGTAAGGTATGAAATGAAAGGATGGGTGAATGCTCTTTACTATAGTTCACAGAGAAACatagtttggtttgaagaaCTTTTGGCAGTAAGTTTATTGTTTACACTAATTGCAACCTATTAGTATCCAAAAACTGAGACCAAAAAATCTGTCAACCAAATACTTCTAGAAAGattcaaattaacaaataagaataatCTGACAAAGAGATCAAAAGAATCCCTTTTATCTTCTTGTTCTGTCATTtctgaagtttttttttaattcatgatTTCATGAAATAGAACCCTCTTTGGCTACACGGGCCAAACAATAGTATTAAATCCTGTATGAGGCCACCTAACATGGATCAAACCCCCAATTTCAAACAGAACAGACAAATTTATGAAGGTTGCTATTTGACCCCCTATATATTATGTATCAGGAGCCCAGTTGTCCtccatatattatatatgaagaGCCCAGTtgtgaaaatcatataaattacaCCTCATCCTTGAAAGAGATTACTAATGcgaaaaaagagataatttactcctaaactataatttcttaaacaataaaactttgtacataaataagCACAAACTTGTGCACAAACCACGACAGGTGACTATCTaattggtgattttgaattagtgATGAAGCAACATCCAATCACACAGAAATATGTAATCGTTTATATACAAGTTTATActcattgtttgtgcacatagtGTTACCATttcttaaaatatatctattatttgaaaaaaatgtaaCGTTTTTTCAAATGGTGTGGAGTACTTTAAAGTGTTATTACAAAAAGCCCTGAACACTATGACACACCATATATTATCATTAGATATATCTGCCATGTCAAATGTTTACAAATAActtcagaaaatatttttaacaaatggaCCCTCAAAGTTTGAAGATTGAGATTTATATTAATACTCCACTTAAGAGCCCCACCGCAAATCCCAACTACTGTTCATTggttttttttaacttttatttcataaatttttattctttttttataattttaataaaagcatCTGGGGTTATTTTTGTACTCTAGCTTTCTAACTCTAATGTCAATATGAAGTACTTAGGATAAATGCGTATTAGCAacacaaatttaaaactttaaggttCATTTGTCAAAAGATGTAATAGTCATCCtcccctttccaaattttagagcatcaagataattttattattttatagtaacaACCTACTCATTTGCTTAAATAAGATCCCCgcatttaatttgaatatagtGGATAAGATATAAAATTCTTCTATCATTAGTTACACTTACGTTATGTGGAAATTTGGCCAAAGTCACACATAGCCAAATCAAAACTACACATATCTGATGAGAGAAGGAAAAAACATTTAGCTTCCCTACATGTTCACCAAGATCTACGTCCAGGCTGTTTCTAGACTCTAAATTTAGATAACCTGAAAACTTGCTAGCATCTCATGTAGGTGGCCTTAAATCCTCAGCCATGAATAAGACTAACACATTGGGTTTGATTAATCCAACTTTAAGACTAAAGAACAATCACAAAATTACAACAGTCGTTTGCATGCCTACATCTAAGCATGCTTTTATTACATCCATGAAAAAAGTAAGACTTTACTTTTCTTTCAGAAACCATGTATGAGAAGAATAGTGGCAATGAAAGTATAACATTTTTCcattaattcatttttctttttgggaaatAACAGAATATTAGATCTCAAAGTATAATACCATTAGTTCTCAGAGTCTTAAATACCATTATTCCATTCTTCTTTTatcaaatcaacaaaaactAAGAAGCATCCAGAGACCGCTCAGTTTGAACTctgaaaaactaaaagaaacaAACTAATTACATCTGTCCCATCCACTGCAATGTCATTCAATAGTTCCATCAAATAGCAACGTATGACTACGTTGCgtttgatgaaaaataaaaagaatataactATTACATTCTTGTCCAAACAGTACATGAGAATGCATCATCATTTTAgataaacagaaaaagaaaagacacaACAATATGTGAAATAAAACCTTACTAAGATGTTTATGGAAAGTCTATCTAACTTAATGGAAAAACTCACTCTTTAGTGTACTGTTACTGCAGTACCTAGTTGAAAGGAATCAAATATCAAGTTTagtaaacttttttatataagaaataatctACAGATCGGAACAAAGATACATATACATAAGTCACCTTTGATGACTATATTggctaaaatattattaataaccAGTTTTAGAAGATCAGCTTTATTAAACCAACATGAAAGACCTAAACATACACAAACTTGATGTGGTACTTggcaaataatatttatcatatcttACCATTATCATTTACTTAACATTTGCTACAAACAGTGATACCAAACAGGAGGTAGAACATGTGAACAATTAAACATTAGACAGATTTAACCTAGCAAATATATGTTTTCACTACATTATTGGACACATGGTGTTTTGTTACCGTCGATGATCGTCGGTAGAACAGTCTAGAACATTTTCACTCACAACAGCACAAGTACACTGATGATGATCAATGAACAAGATGAAGTTTATAACAAATTCAGTAAGCACTATGaaaagttttgaattcaaactatataatttttaataaaaatttatttgattaaaaagcTGGAAAAAGCTTATATTGGCTGACAAAGGATTTATTAAGCAATGACTATTCGGTCTACAGTACATCTATATGCGTATAGGTCCAGACAGCTACATAAACAATGGCTCAGAATACAGAGATCATGACATAGTAAAAtgatccaaaaacaaaaactaagaCTAAACACCTTCAATAAATTCACTTCTGCCCCCATGTTGTAAAGAATAAAGGCAAATTGTGAATTTCAAAAGACCCAGAACTTTTCCTTTAACAAAACCTAGAATTTAGACTAGGAAACTCTTTCAGTAGTATAACAAGAAACTTTTAGATGCAAATTATTAATCATATGTCTTCTTTCCTAGAACAGTCACAGAAAAAATTGAgcaaaattgatttaaactgttatataaagataatttcaCTAATAAACGAGAAAGAGCACACATGATGGCActgttttttttcatttgtatcaACTCACATCATTAACCCTTAAAAGATACCAAAATATTGAATCTGTAGTCATTAGAAGATTGCATTTTCATCTATAGTTTCCAACAACATGTTAGACaactgttttaaaatttattagagtcTACTGGTCAATATCCAAAAACTCCACAACATTCTACCCCAGCACACAATTTGATTCACGGGTGTACAAtccattataaaattaaagaaactaaatttACATTGTGCTTACAAAACTTGAAGTAATAATGTTGCAGCAACAAAGTTGAGACAAAAGATCTACTTTTCATGATTGAATC contains:
- the LOC123214005 gene encoding MADS-box transcription factor 23-like isoform X1, whose product is MGRGKIVIRRIDNTTSRQVTFSKRRNGLLKKARELSILCDAEVGLIIFSSTSKLYDYASTSMTSVIERYNKLKQEQSQLLNPASEVMFWQREAANLRQQLQGLQECHRQLMGEELSGLSVKELQNLENQLEMSLKGVRLKKEKILTDEIKELNHKGNLIHQENLELCKKVNILHQENKELQKKVYGSRNVNTTNRISQPPYTISNGYDSHPPLHLQLSQPQPQKYETPPKSMPLGLHLH
- the LOC123214005 gene encoding MADS-box transcription factor 23-like isoform X2; translated protein: MGRGKIVIRRIDNTTSRQVTFSKRRNGLLKKARELSILCDAEVGLIIFSSTSKLYDYASTSMTSVIERYNKLKQEQSQLLNPASEVMFWQREAANLRQQLQGLQECHRQLMGEELSGLSVKELQNLENQLEMSLKGVRLKKEKILTDEIKELNHKGNLIHQENLELCKKVYGSRNVNTTNRISQPPYTISNGYDSHPPLHLQLSQPQPQKYETPPKSMPLGLHLH